The following is a genomic window from Candidatus Vondammii sp. HM_W22.
ACTCGGCGGATATCTGGATGATCGTTGATGCTGATGATCAGTGCACCTTCTACCTCCCTGGCTAGGGTGGCCATCATTTCATAGTGTTCGAATCCGAACTCTACTCCGTAGCCTCCTGTCTGCCAGTATGGGGGATCCAGATAGTGCAAGGTGTGGGGGCGGTCATATTTATCGATAACCTTCTCCCAGGTTAGGTGTTCAATGTAGGTGTTGGACAGCCGGAAGTGGGCCTCGGCAAGATCTTGCTCCAGGGTGAATATGCTAAACCTTGGGCGGGAGGTGGTGGCTGTTCCGAAGCACTGGCCATCCACCTTTCCGCCGAATGCCATCTTCTGAAGATACAGAAACCGGGCGGCACGCTGGATGTCGGTCATGATTTCGGCGGGTGTATTCTGCAGCCAGTCCCAGTTCTGGCGGCTGGTTAATACCCATTTAAACTGCTTGTAAAGCTCCTATAAGTGGTGCTTCATAACACGATAAAGGTTGACCAAGTCACCGTTGATGTCGTTGAGTACCTCGACATCGGATGCCTCTTTTTGAAAGAACAGTGCCGCAGCCCCTGCGAAGGCTTCGACGTAGCATGTGTGTTCAGGGAACATGGGTAGCAGGATTGCTGCCAACCGTCTTTTCCCCCTATCCTATGGAATGATTGGGTTCATGTGAGCCTCTTGTTGTTGTGATAAGCTGCGTCGACGCGGCGATGGAGCCTTGGTTGGCCCACAGGGTTTGTTCCTGTGAGTTGGCGTCCGGTGGGATATTAGAGCACCTTATCGGTCGCTTCCTCTTATGTTTTCTTGGGTGTTTCTGCCTCCACGCGGGTGGTATATCCGCTATCGCTGATCTTATGGTTTACTTGGGTAGCCACCCAGCTGTCGTCAATTCCTTTCCGAAATCCGTGTAACGTCAATTTAGCCTCGGCCGTCAGGGTGGGTGTGCCAATTAGAGTCAGTGATAGGGTACAAACGCCACGGGCGTCTTTGTCGAGACGTGCTTGGGCGGACTTCTCGACGGTCTCTCTATCTGAAAAATTGTCTCGGAAATAGAGTGCGGGATTGCCTTTGCCAGCCTAGTCAGCAGGTGCATGTCGGATTCATAGGTCTGATCCAGGTGGGGAATATGGATAGCGTCGAGAAACTCTCCCACGCGGGGTATCAGTCCATGCTCTGCGGCGATGGTGGCCACCAGGTCACCGAGGGTGATGTCGTCCCAACTTCTGAGTTTGCAGCTCTTGAGTGACTGGCGCATATCGGCGGCTTTGGCGCGGATGCGCATGGTGTTGGGCAGTCCAGTGAGTTCCACTTCGTCTACGGTGTAACTGCCCATACGGTAAAGGCCTGTCTCCTGGTAGCCCATATAAATTTCCAGGAGTGCCCCGGTGCGTGGAATCTCAATTGCCGAGTTACGGTCGTCCAGGGTGGTCTCGGCGGTGTCGGATACCAGTCCGGTCTTATCGGTGACATGCAGAGAGATCAGCCGGTCACGAATGATGGCGGTGATGTCCTGTTGATCAGCGATGATTCGGTAGGCTGGCGTCATCGCTCCCGCCCTCCCTGGCTCTTGCGAAATGATGCACAGGGATGTACGAATACCGTGGTGGCATGGATGCCAAAGAACGGTGCGTATATCCTATACATCATTAGTCCCACAGCCTTACGGTATTGATGATCTGGTTCGGCTTGGGCAGTTCGGGCAGCTCAATAAGGGTGTCTGCGGACAGCACAGCACCAACATCAGCCAGGCCAGGATTGGCATTCAGTACAATTTCGACACCGCCAGCCTGTTGGCCGTAGTACTTCCAGCAGATGGCATCGAGCATATCGCCGTCTTGTGTCCGATAGCGCATCAGAGATCCTCACCATAGCGCGTGAGTTGCATCCGGAAGGTGATTTTCTGTGGCGTACCATCTTTAAACAGAGTGTCCTGGGTTTCCTCAATGTGGGTGATTACCCATTGTTGCCAGGGGTAACCCAGGCCGTCTGTCAAATGCAGGGGTTTGCCTTTTCCCGCTTCTGCCCGCATGGCATCCAGTTGTTTCAATCCACCCTTGTAGTAGGGGTGGATAATACCGTTCAGCGTGATGCTGTCACTGCCCGGACCAACATACTGTTGAGCGGGCAGACGTCCCACTCGGGCCTGTGATTGCCAGCGGTATTCCGTGGTGCGTTGAAGTTGTTGGTAAGCAGCGGAGTCGATTGAGAATCGGTACTCACCCAGGGCCATCATGTAGCTAGATGTCATCGCGCAGCCCCTCTCTCTGACGTTGTTGCTGGCGGCGCTCGATTTCAAGCATGATGCGCTCGGTCAGGGCCTGGGGATCTTCGCCAGGAAGTTGCTGTATGGTGAGTTGATAGGTGTGGGTGCTGTGGTTGGTATGCTGTGCGGGGGTGGCCTGATTCACTGCCATCGCGGTAGCTGGTAATGTAGCGGCCGCGATCGTGGCCGCCAACGCTACAGGCTTCAGATCCGGCTTACGCGATGTTGTCTTTGAGGGGTTCTCTTTGTCATCGTCACTGAACCAACCGGCCACGGTGTTCCATGTATCACCGATAAATCTAGTCACGGCTTCGAACTTGCCCAGCAGCCAGTCCAGTGCAGATCTTGCCTGGTCAATAATGCCGCCCCAAAGATTGGAAAAGAAGCCGCTGATAGCGCCCCAATTGTTGGTGATCAGCCCCAGTGGCGTGAATGACAGCAGCCCTTTCATCCAGTCCCAGGTGGTTGAAAAAGCCGATTTAATCCCGTCCAAAAGGCCGCTGAAGAAGCCCTTAATAGGTTCCCAATAGGTATAAATTGCCCCGGCAGCCACCACAATTCCTGCGGCCAATAGTCCTATCGGGTTCGCCAGCATGGCGGCATTCATTGCCCATTGGGCCGCTGTGGCAACGCCCAGCCCAACCGCATAGAGCGTAAAACCTGCTGCCAATCCACCGATCACCCAGCCGATCACCGGGAACTTTTCAATACCTGTGGCCATCCAGCCCATGAGTTTTGCAATAGGGGTGATAACGGCGTTAATCGCAGGCAGTAGCGTTCCAGCCAGCGAGGTGCCAATCATGAACGTATTTTGGGTAAACATCCTCCATTATCCGGAGGCGGATTTCATGCGTCGCTGATAGCCCTCATTGAATGTGCCATCTGCGTTTTCATTGACTTCGGCATAGTTCTTTTTGAGATCATCCAGCCCGGTGAGCAGTGGTATCAGGGCTTTTTTACCTTCATCACCGAACGACTTTTGCAACAGCATCGCCTTCTCGTCGATGTCGTCAATATCGGATAGCGCCTCTTTCAGGCTTTCAAGGGTGGCAATGCTGTCCAGTGCGCCATCTGCTCCACGCACAATATCAAAACCAATATCCTCTGATGCCTTCGGCAACTGCCGTAACATGGCGTTTAGCCCGGTTCCGGCTTATGAACCTTTCAGCATGCCGTTATTGATCTGTCCAATCAGCGCGGCAGTCTGCTCCAAAGAGAGATTATTTGCCAAGGCGCCGGACAGGCCCTCTTTCAGACCCTCACCGAGCTGGCTGAAATCCTTAATGGAAAACAGGTTCTTGGTTTTAGTCAGCACATCGCCAATGCGGTTGAGCTTCTCCTCTGATGAGCCAGACAGTCGATTACCCATATTGGTGAAAGTGTCACCGATAATAAACCCAACCTCTGAGGCGGCACCTTTGGTCACGGCGGCAACTTTCGATACAATTTCAGAGCCGAACTTTGCCGCCTCATCATTGAGTCCGGAAGAGCGCAGGGAATAATCTATCTCCAATATGTCGGCTTCGCTGGCGAGAGAGTTTCCTGCAAATTCCCTGGCATGGCGCAAAGACTCCTGCAACCGGTGTTCCCGATTTTCGCCAGTGATCACATCACCCAACTGGTGCTTTTTCTCCTCCAGATCAAACGCGCCTCCGATAATCCGGCCTGCCCCATAAGCAACACCCAACGCACCTAATGCACGGCTTTTTAATCCCCCGAGTCTGCCCTTTACGGCCTAAGCTTTGCTCAGATGATAGAGCTGCTTCTCCAGTTTCTTACTCTCTCTGGTCAGTCGTTTCTGTTCCCCTGCGACCTTGCCTATCTCCAGCCCATAACCTTTAGCGGCTCTTTTTGCCTCCCTATATTTCCTTTCAACTGCCTTTATTCCGTTAGCCAGCCGTTTACTTGAGCCACCTGCCTGTTCCTGTTTTTTCTTGAGTTCCGCCAACAGTGCTTTAACGAATCACCCCCTGTGCGGCTTTCAGTTTTTTATCGGTATCACTGATAGCTGCCCCCAATTTCAGGGCGCGTTTTTGTGCGCTATCAAATGTGCTAAAATAGCGCTTGCCTAAAGCTGCGCCAATGACGACGCTGACAGCCAGAGCATTATTCATGAAACAATCTCATTCCAACGACATGGTTTTTGAGTGGTTTGCCGTCATCTTTTACGGCGTGTGTGTGCTGAGTGCCCTCCAATTCGATCAGGGCTGGACGGTGCTGACGACGGCATTCCTTATCTGGTGTATTCTGGCAATTCCCGTTGCCGCGATTGTCGGCCTGATATTTGCCAGCATTGACGGACTACGGTTTTTTATCGGGAATCTCTCCCAGCCACGCTAATAGCTCTTCCCCATCCCAGTCATACATATCAGACAGCGGCCAGCTTGTATGGCTGGCCAATATAAAACAGCCCCGCCTTGCATCTGCCACACTCAGGACAAAAAAACCTGATGCACCTCCTGTAATTTCCGGTAATCCACCAGATCCATCTCCTCGATAACCGAGGGTGGAACCTCGCACAGATTGGTGAAGATGCGGATCTCTTTTTCCCCATCGCTACCTCCTTGCTTGTCGCTGGCCAGCATGTCACGCACCTTGGGCCGGCGCATGCTCAGAGTGGTATATGCCTGATTATCAATAGTGACCTGGTGTATTAGTTTGATTTCATTGCTCATGCCCTGGCCTCCTTGTTGACGGCAGACTTAGCCGGGCTGGTCTTACGGGACTTGGTACCGGACAGCTCAACGAATCCACCCAGCACCAGAAACTGCGCCTGGCGGAGAGTTAAATCCACTGTCCTGCCCTTGGCATAAGACTCAAATGGTTTAATGACGTTGTAGGTTTGCCTGTTGATCTTGCGAATCATGTTGGGTACATCATCTCATGAATCACTTCGCCACCGTGGGTGAGTTTATAGAAGCGCAGGGCAATACTGCCTTTGAGAGTGGCCTTCTCGCCGGGCTTCCAGGAGCCGGGATCAACCTCGCGCAGCATCCCCTGCAGATTGACCACAACCGGTGTCTCTTCACCAGAATCACTGACAACCGAACCCCGCATGGTGAGCGGCTTGCTATTGCCAGGTGCCAGACCAAAGAAGCGGAGTACTTCCTTGTCAAACTTGGTGAGAGTGAACTCACACTCCAGTTTTTCCATTCCCATATCGACCTCGATGGGGCATCTATGCCGCCATTGCGGAACTCTTCGGTCTTCAAGGTGAGCTTGGGCAGCTGAATCTCTTCGACGTTGCCCGCGTAACCCCGTCCGTCAACGAACAGGGACATATTTTTCAGGATATCGCCCAGCATTAGATAATCTCCTCTATGTAATCATTAACCAGGTGTGAGCGGAAGGTGATGTGTTCCGCAGGACTGGGCGGTGTGAAATCAAAATTGAAGTAGACTTTACCCTGGCTGATCTGGTCCGGCGTATTCAACTCGGGATCAGCCCAACACTCGCCGCCAAGAATGGCGCCAACCTGTTTCAGATGGCGAAGATAGGTATTTCCCCCTTCGGTTACATCTTCGATGTAGGTCTTGGAGATGTTGCGATCCACTGCCCACATGTGTGCCCGCAGCAGGGATTCGTTAATCATGTCGGCAGTACGCCGGACACTTAAAAATGCCCACTTGGGATCACTGCTGCAGGTGCGGTTTCCCCACAGGCGGTAGCCGTCCTTGCGGATGATGGTGGCCACCTCATTCTCGTTAAGATGGTTGGCGCGGGCATTGACATCGCCCAGGGTAAAATCCACCGGACGTGCAGGACCAAGAATACCATACATCTCTCTGTTGGAAGGCGACCACCAGAACCCGCGTTCATTATCCGATTTTGAAATCATCCCTGCGACACGAGCGCTGGCGGGCTGGACCGCTTCGGCATCTGCCGTGGTATCCCACACCTTTACCCAGGGGTCCACGACGTAGACGCGCGCCGAACCAAACTCGCGCCGATAGGTGATGCTCTCTGCATCGTTGGTATTAGGGCCATCGGCAATGATAACCGCACGGAGACGATCTGCCAGGCCCAGCATCTCGGCGATGACTGCCTGGTCATGGCTAAAGCCAGGTGCAATCAATAGGAGAGGTGTTACATGCACCACACTCTCAGCGCCCAACAGCGCCTGCACTCCCTGGTATTGACCGGTGGCAGCATCGACGCCACCAATCATGTTGCTCTTGGTCTCGGCAAGGGTGGCGCCTTCTTCTATTCGAATCACCACCACCATAGCGCCTGCCTGATCGAATATGCCATCCAGGGCGGCGGGCAGTGTGCCGGCACCTTTGCCGGTTGTATCCAGCCTGGCCGCTTCAGTTCGTTTGCCTGCGATTAACACCGGGATATTGATAGGAAACAGTTTTTCATCTGCATCCGGAGCGGTGCCCACAATGCCGATGACACTGCTTTTTACCGTACGGATGGGACGTGGTCCTGAGTCGATCTCGACGACTTCAACACCGTGCAAGAATTGTTCTGGCATAGTCAATTACTCCTTATGTTGCATTCACGGCTTTCTGTGCAAAGCCGTACAGATAAAGTAGGACCAGGTAGTTCACAGCACCCTGGATATTTTTTGGTACTTCGTGTACCTCATTCAGTGCGAACAGAAAGCCATCGCCTGGTGTGCATTTGTGAGCTGTCCCTTCAATGATGATCCGGCCTTGCCGATTCAATGGCAGCATCAGTGCCGACATCATGTCGTTCTGGAATTTGCTGGTGTCCAGGAAGCCGCCTTTATCAAAGTGAAGGAAGTAGACCTCATTGGCTGTGTCCCATAGTGATGCCTGTATTTGTGCCTCCAGCGGAATTCTTAAATCGTTTGGCATAGACCAGTACTTCAAATATTTATACCTGGAGAGCTCACGGTTGCCATTTACCCCCATGCGTCGCCGGTAACTGCGTGAATCACGAAATCGGTTGGCGTTTCCGTCAACAAACTTGGTCAACGCCTTTAACTGGCGCTTGTTTAAAACTGCGGTTGCGGTCTGCATATCGGATTTCCCTGATACAAAAAGATAACGACATGGCGCCGTTGAAATACCTCCGGTACATCGTGAATAAGGCCAGGTTCAAAGATCTGAACAACTTGTCCCAGTTTGTCCTGAACGTCTGCCATCACGTTTTCACCGCTGTCATCCCAAATTCGAAGCCGGCTTTCAGAGTCTTGCAGGCTGAGCACTTCAAAATAGGTGGAGTAGGCGATATCGGCGTGACGTGGGATAAAGTCATCAGCCTCGTAACGATTCACGACAAATTCCACCAGATCGCAACCTCCTGGATTCGGCGCCAGGGAAAGTATGGAGTTGCGCAGCGGTTCAGGAAGTGAACGATGGCCGGCAGAGTGATAACGCCCGACCTCTCCTCTAATTCCCCGGTTGATTGACTGTTTTCTGCGGTCAATCCAGCGTGAAGCGGAGAGCGCATCCAGCTGTGCACAGATCCCGGGGATCGATGCAGTGTCAGGCAATCGCGTAACAGCAAATTTCACACTGGCCTTACTCACGACTGGTTACCTCTAACGTGCGGCCGTGTGGCAGAGTTGGGTTAGGGAACAGCTCATCCAGGCCACCCTCCAGCAGATTCATCAACCGCTCCTCTTCACCTTTCTGGTCAAGATAGATGAATGCCTGATTGTCGGCATAAGCCTCCTTATAACGACTATTGTTGGCGCGGATCTTGGCGATGTACTGATAGGCTTCATCGGCATCCTTATAGGTGCTTTCAGAGAGCAGGGCTTCGGAAACCATCTCATTGGTTTGGTTCTCCGTTGCCAGCACCCTTACCAGTTGGTTGTGCCGAACGATCATTTCCCGTAACAGATCGAAGACCAGATTGAGCTGGCGGTAATAGTCATACTTGGTGCGAATCTTCGACTGCGCACGCATGTTCAGCTCCGTCTCTGTCACCACCTGTGGCATGGTTTCAATGAGTACTGGCTTGCCATTTTTTTGATCGCCCGACCAAGTATAGATCTCAGGATCAAAGTCATCGGGCGCTTTGAGGTAGTCGAAATACTCTTCCGACAGTGCGGCATCGCCTAACTCTTCAGGGATGAACAGTGCCTGAATATATGCACCGCTGAGTTTGTTGAAAGTGAACCACCAGGTCCCGTTCTCTTTTTTCTCTTCAGTCATCAGGCCGCGCCTTCCGATTGCATGACAAACGAACGCCCATCGTATTTCCACCAAGTGCGTTTGGCGCGAGTGGTATAGACAGTACCGTTCCCGTGTGAGTATGAATACTGCTCTGACCAGATCATTTCGAGGCGTAATCCAATCTGCATAATTGCCCCGCTTACGGCAGCGAGAGCCCAGGTCAATGCGGTATTTCTATCAGTTGTGGCACCGTTGCCTCGCACATCTGCTATGAGTCTTCCTCCAGCCGGTTCATGGGAGTGTGCTGCTGGTGGAAAGGTTGACGGTTTGCCGGTGATCTGTCCCCAGCTGTGATCGTGCGAACTGGGCGGAAAAGTCGAAGGCTTACCGGTCGTTTGGTTCCAGCTGTGACTGTGCGAACCGGGTGGAAAAGTTGCAGGCTTACCGGTGGTTTGATCCCAACTGTTGCTATGTGAACTTGGCGGAAAGGTCGCTGGTTTATTACTGATCTGCTTCCAGCTATGAGCAATATTCGCCGTTTGATGATTATCCAGTTCATCGTCCACATAGTGACGGGTGGCAACAACCACGGCTGGGTCAATCTTAAGTTCCACCCGAGCGGCATTGCTGATCTGCAGAATCATTCGGATATAGAGATCGCGCCCGCTGCCTTCGGCTAACCGTGACTTGTAGGTCTCGGGGTAGGCACCCACGGCAATAAGATTGCCTTCACTATCAAAAACGCCCACTTCTCGGGCGGTCCAACCACCAACGGTTTCAGGAACAACGGTCTCGATGACCAGCCAGTTGGCGTTGTCGTTATCGATATAGATCTGGTTGATAGCGTTTCGCCAGACCTCTTTAACCAATTTGGTCTGCTGCTCCGTGGGTACAACATAGGCACCGTTACCATCGCCGATAGCGAGTTCTGCCAGGGTCAGGGATTGTCCGAGAGCCTGGGCGTTAGTCAGTTGCGCCTGCCCGATAGCTGTCAGCAGTGTGTAGTAGTTCGACATAGTATCCTCACTGCGGGCAAAGGGTGGTGGTCTCCACACCATAGACGCCCAGGGCGATAACGGGGATGGAGGTGTGTTGTTCAAGTTGTGTCACGGTATAGGGATAAACCGTGCATTTATCACCGCTCAGGATGGCGATGGCATAGTGCATGCTGCCAAAACCAGTCAGATAGATGATCAGGGCTTCCAGCCATGAACGGACGTTCTTGGCTTGCTTCGTTGTCAGCAGAATTTCAGATTGCTCTGCTTCACTGAGGCCCCGGTCTGTCAGCTCGATATTGAGGCGGAAGCGATAGGGCTGGCCACCATACTGATACCACTCGCTGACACGGATACCATGCCCCAGTGCGGCGCAGTGCGCCGATAGTGCCTTTACGGCGATGCACCTCGATGGATTGGGCGATTACCGTCCGCTTGATCTTCTCTGGCCAGCCGGTGTTCCAGTTGTCCACCGAAAGCGCCCAGGCGAGCCAGGAGAGCAATGCTGCCGGGCATCGCTCAGGGTTCCAGAGGTCACGTACCGGTACTGGAATGGATTCAATAGAATCGTTGATAGCGCCTTCTGTGGCCCGCTCCAGGGCAGAAGCATTAGGTGGTAATAAACTATTCATCAGTGCCGCCTGTAGTCACAGAGACAGATGAACAGTGTGCTGCCTGGTGAGGCTGCACCGCGATATCTGAAGCCGGGCTGGAGATGATGACGTTCTGCACGCCAGGCTGGTGCAGGGCTGCAAAGAGTCCGGAGAGGGTAATGTTATGACCCAGGACGTGGTGTTCGACTACATAGTCAATCACTGCCTGCTGGGCCACTTGACGGACGATCTCGGTATCCGGTCCGGCGTAGAAGGTCAGTTCGGCCTGCACCTGGTAGTCGATCACCGTTGCTGACTGCACAGTGACCTGATCGGTCAGTGGGCGCACGTCTTCATGGTTAAGGGCTGCATCGACGATATCCAGCAATATCTGATCCGATGTGCCATTGCCCTCTATGGAGAGCACGGTTATCAGCACTTCGCCGGGATTGGGAGAGGCTACGTCGATATCTTTCACCCGTGGATCGGCGCTCAGTCCCCAGAACAGATAACTACCAACCGGCCCGGCGGTGCTGTGTCCCTCCAGAGAGAGTTGCACACGACGGCGCAGACGGGCGTCATCTTCATAGGTGGGCGGAATTGGCGGGATAGCATCGAGGTTGCCCAACTCCACCACCTGGCGTTCCACAGCAAACAGCGCGGCCAGGTTGTCGAGATCCGCGCCACCCGCATAGGCCAGCATGACGGCGCGTGATGCATCATTGACACGCTGGCGCAGAGTGAGCACTACATAAGCGGCTGACTCCATCAATTTAACCAGGGGGTCAGATTCCAGATCCAACACACCGGCATGCTCGGGAGCACGCTCAGTGAAATCGTCTTTGATGAACTGAAGTATGGTTTCGAAGTTCAGCGACTCAATGACATCGGGCGATGGCAGTTTGGACAGATCAATCGCGGTAAAGCCACTCATCGCTTCCGCCCTCCCTGGCTCACGCGAAATTTGTATATCCTATACGTCATATCAGGATGCCCTCCATGCGTACTTCACGGCCATCGGGCAGATACTCGCCTTCAACTGTGAGCGTCACATGACCTGGCGTTACCCCTTCTGCCTGCACACGGCTCAAGCGGAAGCGTGGCTCCCATGTTGACAATGCCTCAGCGGTGGCAGCATAGAGATCAATCAGAGTTGTCCTGGTCAGTGGTGCATCCACCAGTTCAAACAGCTTGGAACCATACTCCCGGCGCATCACACGGCCGCCGACAGGTGTTGTGAGGATGTCGCGGATAGATTGTTTCAAATGAGCCAGGCCGCTCATCTTATCGCCGCTCTCTGCACTCATGCCGATCATTGAAACAGCTCCCGGGAGGCTGCCTCGGCCTGAACTTTCAGTGTTGCCACTATTTCGTTCAAGGTTTCAACAGAGTCGGTGCTGTCGATCAAATCCAGGGCATGGCTTTGCATACCGTCAATCAATGCAATCGCTGAAGCGTATCCGGCCTCTTTGGTTAACTGCTTTTGTGCAAGTGTCTCTGGGGTCTCTTTTTTGTTGCGTTTTCCAGCCTCGATGGCCAGGGCCTGCCTGTCTGCATCGGTTGCCGTACCTGCCAGCAATCGCCTGGCACGCTCCGCCTTGTTGGACCAGCCGGCCATCTCCGCAGGTGATGCGTTATTGGTGATCTTCTTTCTTATACGCTCGGCATAATCGATCACCGATTGACGTGCCTGCTCTTTTACATGTTTATCCTGGGCCTGTAACCAGGTGCTCCAGATCAGATCCCTGTCAGGCTCAGTTTGTTTGTCATCAAACCAATCGATACTGAGTGATTCTGAGGTTAATTTACCTTCCCATGCAACGGTGAATTTTTCGCTGTTGGTGAGGTTGATAATCACCTGTGCAATATTGAGATCATTCATTGCTGAATACCTCCTCGATGCGCAGGTGCGTCGCCCAGCGCTCACCAGATAATGCATGACGCGAGTTTACGTAGGTCGTTGATTCATAGCTGCGGTGGCGAAATCTGAACTGGCAACTGAAATCATTTGCCACACCGGGATTCCAAAGAAATGAATTGGTGTAGGTGGAAATCTGAGACTCTTTGCCCATCACGCCGTCAAATCCAGAGTGACCGAGTGATTGCCAGTTACCGCTATCAATTTTTGCTTGCAAATCTGTGTATAACCCACCCCAGCTATTAGAGTCTGACCGACACGGAACATGGAGATGAATCAATAGTTTTTAACCGCCTTTATAGTGATGAACACCCTATATTTTTCCCGTTGCCCATTGTGATGTGAACGAACGGTTTGTCGTGTCGTACTCTTCTATGATTCGCCTGTCCGGCCTCATGATTGCAGCGGGGATTCTCATGCTGTACTTCCATGGGTCACTACCACGGAAGCCGGTTTTGATGCCGAAAGTGCACGCGCAAAGACTTTATCCTTAGTCTCGATGGTGAGAGATGAGATGCGGTAGATATTCAGCGGGTGATAATTCACTAATGCTGCATCCGGCATACTGGGACCAACGTGAATCCCTGAGATCAGCTGTACCAGACAAAACCCTGTTGAGATCAGAGTCCAATCCTTTTTCAGATCTTTTCTTTCAGTACTCATGCGCTAATCTCCCGCAACGTTAAATCGCGGTTCGCCTCCGGCAACCGATGAGCCGCAAGCCACAGGGTCACCGATGCGGCCCAGCTGTTTGCCGTCCACCGTGAAACGAACACTGCCGGAAGCCAAAACGCTGGCATGGGTTTCCGGGATGGGTGGGCAGGTATGCGCTGCCCAGGCATGGCCCTGCAGATGTACCGGAATACTACGGACAGTAAAGCGCGGATCACCTTGCACTGATGGCCTGGGTGGCCAACAGCCGTGGCCGGTGCATTGATGTCCTTTTAAGGTGACCGATGGCATCTCATTACTCCCGTTCAAATGCGTGTAGGTTTTTGGCATCGAGCCAGATATCGCCGTCGGCCCGGATAAACAGTTCACCCTTGCTATGGATGGTCATCTCGTGGCTCTGCCGGTTGTACTCGATGCTGGCGCCATCTTTGAAATCCACACGGCACAGATCAGGGTCTTTACCATTGGCCGGGTGCAACTGCTGATAAATAGCCGTCAGTACCACACCCTGTGCAATGTCACCGGACGGGCTGAATACAATCACTTGCTCATCCACTTCAGGTGCCCACCAACTGCGGTCATTACCGGCCCTTGCCGTTAGCCAGGGGAGCGCCGGTGAGCAGTTCACCACTGCGCACGCGTACACGCGCTTTGTCGTAGTCTGCCTGCTCGACAGTACCAAGGCGAATCAGATTGGCCAGGCGGCGCTCTATTTCTGCCAGCTCATAGCTCATTGGGTAGCGCCTCTACAAGCAGGTAATCATCTTCGTGGTCCTTACCGATCTCTGGTGCATATCCGAGATAGAGTTCTGTGGG
Proteins encoded in this region:
- a CDS encoding phage tail protein, which encodes MTSSYMMALGEYRFSIDSAAYQQLQRTTEYRWQSQARVGRLPAQQYVGPGSDSITLNGIIHPYYKGGLKQLDAMRAEAGKGKPLHLTDGLGYPWQQWVITHIEETQDTLFKDGTPQKITFRMQLTRYGEDL
- a CDS encoding tail protein X, translating into MRYRTQDGDMLDAICWKYYGQQAGGVEIVLNANPGLADVGAVLSADTLIELPELPKPNQIINTVRLWD
- a CDS encoding GPW/gp25 family protein, translating into MIGMSAESGDKMSGLAHLKQSIRDILTTPVGGRVMRREYGSKLFELVDAPLTRTTLIDLYAATAEALSTWEPRFRLSRVQAEGVTPGHVTLTVEGEYLPDGREVRMEGILI
- a CDS encoding phage tail assembly protein, with the translated sequence MSNEIKLIHQVTIDNQAYTTLSMRRPKVRDMLASDKQGGSDGEKEIRIFTNLCEVPPSVIEEMDLVDYRKLQEVHQVFLS
- a CDS encoding phage tail-collar fiber domain-containing protein; the encoded protein is MSNYYTLLTAIGQAQLTNAQALGQSLTLAELAIGDGNGAYVVPTEQQTKLVKEVWRNAINQIYIDNDNANWLVIETVVPETVGGWTAREVGVFDSEGNLIAVGAYPETYKSRLAEGSGRDLYIRMILQISNAARVELKIDPAVVVATRHYVDDELDNHQTANIAHSWKQISNKPATFPPSSHSNSWDQTTGKPATFPPGSHSHSWNQTTGKPSTFPPSSHDHSWGQITGKPSTFPPAAHSHEPAGGRLIADVRGNGATTDRNTALTWALAAVSGAIMQIGLRLEMIWSEQYSYSHGNGTVYTTRAKRTWWKYDGRSFVMQSEGAA
- a CDS encoding phage baseplate assembly protein V, with translation MYACAVVNCSPALPWLTARAGNDRSWWAPEVDEQVIVFSPSGDIAQGVVLTAIYQQLHPANGKDPDLCRVDFKDGASIEYNRQSHEMTIHSKGELFIRADGDIWLDAKNLHAFERE
- a CDS encoding phage tail tape measure protein gives rise to the protein MGVAYGAGRIIGGAFDLEEKKHQLGDVITGENREHRLQESLRHAREFAGNSLASEADILEIDYSLRSSGLNDEAAKFGSEIVSKVAAVTKGAASEVGFIIGDTFTNMGNRLSGSSEEKLNRIGDVLTKTKNLFSIKDFSQLGEGLKEGLSGALANNLSLEQTAALIGQINNGMLKGS
- a CDS encoding PAAR domain-containing protein; amino-acid sequence: MPSVTLKGHQCTGHGCWPPRPSVQGDPRFTVRSIPVHLQGHAWAAHTCPPIPETHASVLASGSVRFTVDGKQLGRIGDPVACGSSVAGGEPRFNVAGD
- a CDS encoding baseplate assembly protein, which gives rise to MSGFTAIDLSKLPSPDVIESLNFETILQFIKDDFTERAPEHAGVLDLESDPLVKLMESAAYVVLTLRQRVNDASRAVMLAYAGGADLDNLAALFAVERQVVELGNLDAIPPIPPTYEDDARLRRRVQLSLEGHSTAGPVGSYLFWGLSADPRVKDIDVASPNPGEVLITVLSIEGNGTSDQILLDIVDAALNHEDVRPLTDQVTVQSATVIDYQVQAELTFYAGPDTEIVRQVAQQAVIDYVVEHHVLGHNITLSGLFAALHQPGVQNVIISSPASDIAVQPHQAAHCSSVSVTTGGTDE
- a CDS encoding phage tail sheath subtilisin-like domain-containing protein — its product is MPEQFLHGVEVVEIDSGPRPIRTVKSSVIGIVGTAPDADEKLFPINIPVLIAGKRTEAARLDTTGKGAGTLPAALDGIFDQAGAMVVVIRIEEGATLAETKSNMIGGVDAATGQYQGVQALLGAESVVHVTPLLLIAPGFSHDQAVIAEMLGLADRLRAVIIADGPNTNDAESITYRREFGSARVYVVDPWVKVWDTTADAEAVQPASARVAGMISKSDNERGFWWSPSNREMYGILGPARPVDFTLGDVNARANHLNENEVATIIRKDGYRLWGNRTCSSDPKWAFLSVRRTADMINESLLRAHMWAVDRNISKTYIEDVTEGGNTYLRHLKQVGAILGGECWADPELNTPDQISQGKVYFNFDFTPPSPAEHITFRSHLVNDYIEEII